In Vigna angularis cultivar LongXiaoDou No.4 chromosome 8, ASM1680809v1, whole genome shotgun sequence, one DNA window encodes the following:
- the LOC108345203 gene encoding GDSL esterase/lipase At5g33370, with amino-acid sequence MAFLPKFSPFTILSLLLLVVGVIVSRAEARPRAFFVFGDSLVDNGNNNYLATTARADAPPYGIDYAPNHRPTGRFSNGYNIPDFISQRLGAESTLPYLSPELTGNKLLVGANFASAGIGILNDTGIQFVNVIRMYRQLEYFQEYQNRVSSLIGASQAKRLVNQSLVLITVGGNDFVNNYYLVPNSARSRQYPLPQYVTYLISEYKKLLQKLYDLGARRVLVTGTGPLGCVPSELAQRGRNGECAAELQQAAELFNPQLEQMLLQLNRKLGKDVFIAANTGKMHNNFVTNPEQFGFITAKVACCGQGPYNGLGLCTPLSNLCPNRAQYAFWDAFHPSQEANRLIVEEIMSGSEAYMNPMNLSTILALDAITT; translated from the exons ATGGCATTCTTGCCAAAATTTTCACCTTTCACCATTCTTAGTTTACTGTTATTAGTGGTTGGAGTCATTGTGTCTAGGGCTGAAGCTAGGCCAAGAGCATTCTTTGTATTTGGAGATTCACTTGTCGATAATGGAAACAACAATTACTTGGCTACCACTGCACGAGCTGATGCTCCTCCTTATGGCATTGATTACGCTCCAAATCACAGACCAACTGGTCGTTTCTCCAATGGCTACAACATTCCTGACTTTATCA GTCAGCGACTTGGTGCTGAGTCTACATTGCCATATTTGAGTCCCGAGTTGACAGGAAATAAGCTCCTAGTTGGTGCCAATTTCGCTTCAGCAGGAATTGGCATACTTAATGACACTGGAATTCAGTTT GTAAACGTGATCAGAATGTATAGACAGCTAGAATATTTTCAGGAGTACCAGAACCGAGTGAGTTCTTTGATTGGAGCTTCACAGGCAAAGCGTTTAGTGAATCAATCACTAGTTCTGATTACAGTAGGTGGCAATGATTTTGTGAACAACTACTACTTGGTGCCCAATTCAGCAAGGTCTCGCCAATATCCACTTCCTCAATATGTGACATATCTCATCTCAGAGTACAAAAAGCTTTTGCAG AAGCTGTATGATCTTGGAGCTAGGAGAGTTCTTGTGACAGGCACAGGACCTTTGGGTTGTGTCCCTTCAGAACTGGCCCAACGAGGCAGAAATGGAGAATGTGCTGCTGAACTACAACAAGCAGCAGAATTGTTTAACCCACAACTGGAACAAATGTTGCTACAACTCAACAGGAAACTTGGAAAGGACGTTTTCATTGCTGCAAACACAGGAAAAATGCACAACAATTTCGTTACTAACCCCGAACAGTTTG GGTTTATTACGGCAAAAGTAGCTTGTTGTGGACAAGGACCCTACAATGGTCTTGGATTGTGCACACCACTCTCCAACCTGTGCCCTAACAGGGCGCAGTATGCATTTTGGGATGCATTCCACCCATCTCAAGAGGCCAACAGACTTATTGTGGAGGAAATCATGTCAGGTTCTGAAGCTTACATGAATCCTATGAACCTTAGCACCATCTTGGCTTTGGATGCTATCACCACTTGA